In Lolium rigidum isolate FL_2022 chromosome 7, APGP_CSIRO_Lrig_0.1, whole genome shotgun sequence, the DNA window ATGTATTTGTATCACTCATCCACATCACTGCCCGAGTCTATGTCAGAGTCAGCCTTTTTATGCGCTGCTCCATTTGCAACCTTACCCTTTCCCttgttcttctcttcttcctcgtcgtcactaTACTCGCTCTCGTAATCGTCgtactcctcttcctcctcctcctcttcctcctcaatgCCATCCTCCGCCACTGGACCTTCTTCAGGCACATGGGCTCTTGTTCCCGCGCGGCTCCGCTTCAGAACCTTCAGCTTAAAGCTGGTCTTGCTGTCGCAGCCTATCCATGCGTCGCACAAGCACAAGGATGTCAGGTTGTGATTTCCCTCCGCTGGGGCTTGGAACTTGCCCATTACCAACCTACTGCCTTTCTTCACTCTGTCAACTGCTTCCCTAACTGCAACTCCTATTTCCCTCGGACTTGCACCTAATGCTTCCTGGGTATCTTGTATAGCTTTCGATGCTGCAGTTATAGCGGTAGCCTCGTCCATGAAGCTGACCTTCTGGGATAACCAGACTTCGTTCGAAGCAGTGTCTGCTAGAAGCAGCCAGAAGTTCTCTTCCCTGTGGAATGGGAAGCAAGGAGCATGGGGAAGTGCAGCAATTAGGCCGCTGCGGCGCTGAAGTGAGACCCAAGCATACATTGTAACAACATCACCCTCTTGTATGCCCTCTTCTCCTTCAGTCTCGCATCTAATATCTACTTCAATAGTAGGAACCATCTCCAGTACAAGCTCTACATCCTGAGCTTCTTCTTCAGAAAGGCCAGCTACTTGTGTCAGCAGTGCAGCACGTTCCACTTGAGACATATCACAGAGTTCTTGGAAAGCCCTGATTTTCTGCAGTTAAAATGGAATAAAATTGTTATACTAAAAAGGATAAAGTACTCCAAGGCACAGGCTATTGATTTTGCGGTTCTCTTCTCTTCATTTACTTTTCATAAATAATAAAAAACTTCAATGTGCTGAAGGAAATACCTTGCGAGCAATCTTCTTGACAGTAGCCTCACTAAAATGTGGCAGCTGCAAGAATGGTGCTATTCCTTCTGAATTACCTCCACCAGCTTTCCGAGCACTGAGAGGAACAGCCTGAAAATATGTGTTAATGTATTTACATTACCATCAATGGTGATAAACAAGCTTATGAACTATCAGAAACAAAAAGCTAATCAGGCATGTGAAAGTGTAAATTGATTACAACTAAATGTTCAAGCCAATAAATAACAGAACACTTGTCAGTGGAGGAAGATGAATGCGATGGTCATGATCTGAGACACGATGAGCGGCAAAGAACACATAAGATGCCACTGACACTGAGAACTAGCAATGATTACCAGGAAGTGTCCACATTACCAACCAGACAACAATGGTAAAATACAACATCATGGTAAAGTTTTAGTTCCTAATCTGTCCGTTCATCAGGATTACATGCAAGAGACAGAATAGAACTTTCAGATGAAACTACAAGACACATATCACAGCAAAACAGGGCATGTGAGAACTGAATCATATTTCTTAACGAATACAATATTTATTAAGGCATGGGTGCTTCTTAACCTAAAATAGTAGCGAGCGAGACATGAGACAGCATTCTATTTTACTTGATGTTAGCAAGTAATAACAAAGATTTGTATACTGCTGGTCATCTAAGAGCACCATGTAACTTATTTCCATTGCATGCATCTACTACCCTCAGAACATAAATTGCCTCGCTGCAAATTTACACTTGCAGTATAACTGGCAGTTTCACTTTGTTTTTTCCTGGAGTGGTCAACTGCCAGGCTGAGAGATTAATTTCGGAATTAGTGGAACATATGATTTGGTCTTCCATATGCTTTTACAGAATGACAAATCAGCAAAATGAATAGGACTTTGGATAAGGAACCATAAAGTATATTATATGGTCAAAAACAACATCTGTGACTTTGGATACAGTTAACTAGCAGCATGATATATGACTAAAGCTAGTGGGCTAGTAGTTAAGAAGGAATACACTCCAGATGAATCCAGAAAAATATAAGCTACAAAACTTTTACGACATACACATCACATGGAACATGAACTGATTCACCACAAGGTGGCTGAAGAATACCTGGATGATACTTTGAGAAAGCTCAACTACACCAATTGCAGGCCGGAGCCATCCAAAACCATGCGGACTCCTTGGTAGAAGTGCAATCTGCAAGCCAATAAgtccataaaaatatgaggtatcCATACTTCGCAAAAGAAATGCTAGATAAGAAGTGGACAAAGGGGCACTACAACAGCATAGATCAGTGTCTTTCAAATCTTCTTGTTGAGATACCAATTTGTATGCAGTAGTGCAACAGAGAACTTTGTCCCTTCATTGATTACAGAAATAGCAGTACTAAACACTCAAAGGAAATAGTTATCTATGGAATAAATAATGTCAGCTGTAGCAAAGTGAACTCAAATAGAAATTTGATGCATCAGAACTTGAAGCGTTAGGATCATTTTACATCCATAAATGACTCAACACCACAAGATTAAGACAAGGCATGCAATTCCTCTTCGCACTAAGATGCTCAGGCGATAGTCTGATTAAATGCATAGGCCAAACACAAAATCTGTGTGCACATGCACAATTAGAGAGAACTGCAATATGCATAAATCCTACAATATGCCAATGCCATCTAATGGGCATTTGAAAGGATCAGATTGTCACAATTGATTTAACATGCCAGTAACACTGAATGGCTAACTGGATCAGATAGCCAGCATAAACATCGACTCATAAAGCAAGTTAACTGTAGCAATGGAAGACATAGACTGATCTGGGGCAAAGCATAATTAGGTATTAGACACAGCAAGATAACACAGTACGAACAGAACAGTTGATATGTGCTTGTGTTTGATATAAATGTTAACAGCTTGATCACCATTGGATAGACGAGATAGTGTACGGAGACAGACATGTACGACTCCACAATTAAAGGGCCATAAttcagagaaagaaatcaaatcaaGTACCTTAACTAGTTCTTCCAGAAGACGAGGTGCAAGTTCAAGCATGTGCCTGTAATCCTTTAGTAGTGCTGGTGACAAAGCGAATGATTCTCGAGTAAGATGAGCCTGAATCAACAGTTCCATCTGAAAATAGGAAAAGGGAGTTTTCAGCTTGAAAATTTTGTCACATCACAAAGTTAATACCATAACATGTAGCAACAGAGACTAACCTTTACAAGTGATGGATGCTGCTTCCAAAACTTGGCTTGTTCTGTTCTAATATTCTTTAAATCTAGATTTAACTCGCTTCTAACTGCTACGAATAGTTTCTGCAGGGGCTCATCATCACTGCGGCGTACTGGCATCTCCATATACTCTGCTGCCTTGATGAAGACATCCATAACTTTGCTGGAAAATGCAACCGATAGTTCCATTGATCAAATATGGTAGAAGGGATGAATTGTTTTAACACAGAACCAATTATCCATAACAGAAGGACTGTAAACCGAAGAGGAAGTCCGCAGGCATTTGGTTCAGTTATACAAATTGCTTAAAGAAATGATCTTAAATACTAGTACTAGTTTTTGGACGGCAGCAACAGGACCTGTTTTATAAACCTTCAGTAGGTTTCATAATTCATAATCATGTGAGCAGAGTTTACATGACTGGGGTGTTGTGCATAAAGTGTTATGCTTAAGTCCTCAAATTAACAACCAAAATTATCAATATGGTTAGCGTAACCATATTAATATTATGCCCAACAGCAccagaaaagcaaaaaaaaaactaacatatCAAAATTCTAAATGTGTCGTTTTTACATTGGTCCAATGCTCACAGGGAAGTTGAACCACTGAGTCGAGATAATGTATCATGAAGCCAATCAATAAGATTGGAAAGAAAGAAAATCCGAATTCTCAAATACAAAGATGAGATGTGTGTATGCTCATACCTTGGAGCCAGAGATGGCTTCATAAAGTAGTAATAAGTTGACAGAGTTTGGTGCATGACATAATTTCCAGTATACTTTGATGACCTCGACAAATAAATAACTGCTATCATCAAGGGGAAGAGTATGCAAAGCCCCACTATCCCTAGAAGCATTATTCCGCCAGATGCACCATCCATATTGAGTAAGAACTTGGGCAAAGCGATACCCATTTGGAAGCCCTGATGCACATATACCAGAATATCCATGTTAGCTTTAGACATGAGCGAGAAAAAAAAATAAGTTTTTCACTTGGCATCAAGAATAACTGATGTTCGTTACCTGGCGCCCATCTGGGTGACCATACTTCTCATAATTTTCACGAGATGTCGGATCAGTCAACGCCTGGTACGCCTTAGATATAGATTCAACGAAGTAGGTATGGGCCTCTGGAAAGTGAAAGGCAAAATAAAAACACAAAATTTATTTAGCTACTAAATAATCAACAGCATTAATAACAttacaaaatagaagggaacacatTTTACCAGGGTCGGGATTTTTATCGGGATGGTACAGGATAGAAAGCCTCCTGTACGATTTCTTGATATCGGACTCTGTTGCCCCGGGTTCCAGTCCGAGAATGCTGTATGGCTCAAATACTTGCACCTAGGAAACCCAAAATCATATGGTAAATTAACTAGTGTAATCGACATAAAGATGCAGTCCATTGTgtaacaaataattgaagatttgTAGAAGATCAGAGGGGAAATTAAATCAGCACGATGGTATGGTAGTCTTTCTAGTATAACATCCCAAAAAAAAATTGGTTGTCCCTGCTGTGGCAGCAGTGAAAAAATTGGTCCCTTGCTTCTTGGTGTAGCATACCAGTGAAGTAACAAAACATGAACTTTGTGCTGGCAGCTCGCTCTGACAGGGTAGAGCTGGAGAGTGGTATTATGGATTTGCGGGCTATCGATTTGTTTCAGTTTAGTTGTAACAATCATGACTGATCTAGTCTAGCTAAAGTAAGGCGAGATGAGAGAAGAAATTCAGTTAGCTACTATAAACTGGAAACATACACCAGCGAAAAGGTAGTGTACCTCACGGCTGCTGAGCTTGATGTAGTAAACCAGGAATATCACGACGATCCAGAGAACCAGGATGGTCAGGTTGCTCCACGTCGAGAAGTTGGATATCTGCAAGGCGACAGCCAGAAAACAGATATTAGCGCGGAAATTGTACTGCTAGCGTGAGTACAGAAAGAAAAAAACAGCGGCGTGACGCCCACCTTCTTGTAGATCGACTTGCGGTACTTGCCGGAGCGGTGGCACCCGGAGCAGCGGCAGTGGATGGGCTTGGCCTTCTTGGTGGCGGCGTGGCAGAGGCGCGTGATGGTGTAGGGCACCAGCGGCAGCGCGATCATGGTGAGGATGAATATGAGGAAGAGGGAGCTGTTCTCCTCCGCCGCGGCCATGGCTGCTGATGCTGCTGCGACCTCACGACTGCGACGACAACACCAAGCAAAGACGTCAGGACGTGCTGTGACGCCGCGGGGTCGTGCGGTGGGCGGTGGGCGAGCGAGGAGTTGTCCGGCGGATCTGGGGACTGGGAGGCGGATCTGGGGGCGCGGCCACGAGCGAGTAGATCGGGGAAGAAGGCGGTCGAGATCGAGATAGGCTTTTGGGGACCCAGATCGCGGTCGGAGTCGGAGCAGGAGTCCGGGTCGGGACACGGCAGTGAGAGAGGACGTGATGAGTGGTTTTGACTTCCGATAGGACACGGCCCAGAGAGGAGAATCGGCCGGTTAATTTGGTGGACCAGCAAACTTATCCGGCCCGGTTAATTTGGAGTACTCTAAAAAGTATACTctataaaaaaaattgaattttttttaaaatactcCCAGCTCTTACATGATTGGCCCTCAGCTATGCGCGACATCGGAGCAACCGTGTGGACCCCAATTCATGGATCTTCGAAATTCTTTTTTTTAACGGTCGACGTTTCTTTACGATATGCATAAAGGCTCCATGATGTCCATCGATTTGTCATAGGTACCACATCCACGCAATCGGACTCTAGGACATCGGCCAACTGTGCTGATCAATCACATGATTCAGGCCTTCAATACGCACTGGGTTATCCGCTTCTTTCGCACCCGGCATATATCAATAAAAAATTTCATTCCATAAAGGGAACCACGTCACGATGATTGTGAGCTATCACATCAATGGCCATCATCTTGGCATGTGTGTTCCAACCTGCGTCAACAATTTGATTTTTTCCGCTCCACTGATGGTGGTTGCCATTTTGATGGATCCAAGGATTGGATAATGTCAATTAgggaggggttttatctttaacaTTGGGAATTTGGTGGCCATTGTCTTTTATTTTTTGCGGGTGTCGCCATAGTATTCAACGACTACAGCTAATTATGCAGGAAGGGAACAAAAGTGGAAATCAAAACCTTTCTATCGCCATGCACATCGTTGTTTTGGTGGTGCCACACACACACCATAAGAGAAATGTGATATTCCCCGTCAATGTTTGTGTTGATGAGGTGCGGGACCCATTCTTTAGATGCTAGAATTTGACCGTGTttagaaagaaaaagaaattgtaTGGAGGAGTCATCTTGGTATTCTAGTTGTCTAATGTACGAATAATCTAGATATGTTTCTCTAGTGAATCAGTTAATGGGATCAAGGGTCTCATGAACCATGGAAGGGGAGACTTGGGTTACTTACAATAGACGTCCTTGAAAACTATTGCAGTCGTTCTTTTGGCGAACTACGCCCATCTAAGGCGCATTTGGTAGCATGCAACCTCTGTAACCTCTTATATGGGAAAATAATTGGGATGTTTAGATTCCTAGATCGGCCCACGTTGTGGCTAACACATATTTAAATCACCTGCAGGCCTGCCACGGGAAGAATGACCGAATCAGCCGTTCCTATGGAGCCTAGCAATCCTCGCAGGGAGGTGATACATCCCAACCGCGAGGATATCTCCTCCTTGCTCCAAGAATCGAACGGATGATTCATTCGACGTAGAACAAGGCTACCGCGACAAGATTCTTActgcctccggttcatattaattgactctaatatgaatgtatctagacatattttagttctagatacatccatattgaagtcaattaatatgaatcggagggagtacatcataTGTGTAGAGGGAGAGAGATAGACATAGTCAACCAAAGGGCCAGGAGAGAACTTCCAGAGAATTGCACACTAATTGAGGTGGGGCAGCTCTATTTATACATAGAGAGGGGGACACCAACTTGGGGAAGGGGTTGCTACCTCCACCCTTGGGGCACCTAGGGGTGGGTCGGCCACCCCCATCCTCCGGAATGGGGCCAAGGCAAacctaatcctaaccctaaccaaagGGCATGGTCGGCTGACCTACTTGGGTTGTATTGGATGCTCCCGATGGGTCTGGTGTCCTGGCCTGCCACCTTCCCCTCTCTCTCCACCAGAACATTTCCCTCTCTTATTTCGGTGTCCACCGGACACTCCAGATTCCACCAGAACGATATTTCCCCATTACGAAATATCAATGGAAAGAATCTGAGAATAATTCCACATATATGGCAAACTTGGAACACTTACGATGTTGCCATGAATCACTTATGATAGGCTCATAGTGATAGGCTCATAGTGACTCTGGAAGGGTCTCTCTCTTAGTCATAAAATCTTCGAAACAATTCCCAACGCTGCCGGAAGTATTACAAATAACTTCTCTCAACCACATACAAAAATACAACTCTCACACGAGATTGTACAACCATAAGTGTGAGACCCTACAGGTTCGTTATAGCTACACCTAAGCAAATCTCGGGCCGGAACGGGCTTCAGGCTAGGCCCGAAAAGGCCCAAAGCTAAAATGGCAAGCCCGAACCCAGCCCGACTGTCGGGCCTATAAATCGATTCCAAACCTGTCCTGAACTGGCAAAAGCCCGGTTCGACCCGAAAAGCCCGGCCTGAACCTTACCTAAATCGTGAAAACAGCAAGCCCGATCCGGCTTGGCCCGACGTTTGGGCTCAAAAATCAGGTCTTAGCCCGGTCTGAAGTGCAAGCCtagcccgggattttcgggcctgaccgggctgcccatgcccagctatAGGTATAGCACAATCATGATTCTGAACACTTTCGGATAAAAAATTGACTTTGGGATTTGGACATCCACGTTAGCTCCTTTGCATACTCGCACTTTGGAACTTAAATGATCCTTTCATGTTGTTATATATTATTCCCTTTGTTACTAATATGTTGATAACCCAGGGTGCACTACAAGAAAAAATTCCATGGCCGACGAATTGAAAGTCGCGTcgtggttgctgatgcaccaagcccgacgatttttgctctctctgtggtgcatgtcaaaactttttttatcGTTTTTTAGGCCATATAGCCTGACGTAAACGTGAAAAACGTAGCGTATGGtgacccgggacgtggtgcatgatgaattctcgtgtgcgccggccgagtcaacgcaaatccgcaccgcccaggtatGTAGggtccagatggcagcctctctagcattgttttttctcgatcgcgccatctcgttcgacGTTCTCCAATCGagtcgtttacgatgcaggatcatgggatccgcatgtcatcctctatgaacgaaaattcttccttttcttggatttttttaccccctgatttctggctacttcctttttcttttgatcccgtgccgccttggaaaagttgagaccgctgctgcaaaatgggacccgcatgtcatcctctattaataataaacctttcctttcttagaGTTGTTTtttgcacctgatatttggtcacttgtctttttccgatcttatgccgcctttgaaacgttgaggaacctgctgactcatgggacccgcatgtcatcctccatgtacattaaaagtttcttttcttgaagttatttttggcacctgatattgggTCACTTGCCTGTTTCTTTCGAtcacatgccgcctctgaaacgttgagtaagctgctgcaaaaagagacccacatgtcatcctctatgtacaataaaaatttcttttcttggattatttttggctcctgatatttggtcacttgaatttttctttcgatctcatgccgcatctgaaacgttgagtaagttgctggcttatgggacctgcatgtcatcatctatgtacactcaactttcttttctttgagtttttttaccccataatttctggctacttccttttttttctttcgatctcatgccatctttgaaacattgagaccactgctgcaaaatgggacacgcatgtcatcctctatgtacaataaaagtttcttttcttggattatttttggctcctaataTTTTGATCAtttgcagtttttatttgatctcatgccgcctctgaaacgttgagtaagctgctggctcacgggacccgcatgtcatcctctatgtacaatcaactttcttttcttggagttttttttgaccccctaatttttggctactttctttttttcttttgattccgTGCCGCCTTGAAAATAttgagaccactgctgcaaaatgggacctgcatgtcatcctctatgtacaataaaagtttcttttcttggatatttttggctcctgatatttggtcactttgccttttttttctttcgatctcatatcgcctctgaaacgttgagtaagctactggctcatgggacccgcatgccatcctctatgtacaatcaagtttcttttctttgagttatttttggcacctgatatttggtcacttgcatttttctttcaatcccgtgccacctttgaaagttgagaccgctgctgcaaaatgggacccgcatgtcatcctctatgtacaatcaagtttcttttcttggagttatttttggcacctgacatTTAGTCACTtgtcttttcttttgatcccgtgccacctttgaaacattgagaccgctgctgtaaaatgggacccgcatgttgaTGGTGCTCCACGtacggcgccagacaatcttgccggcagttgtggaagcggttgggaaaccccaataggaaggtgtgatgagcacagtagcaagttagtaagaaaccaaggtttaatcgaccaataggagaaaggcgtgacttcacgCTCGTGACTATAAGGATAACGGCTTCCAGCTCTAGATGTACATGCAAGCCACCTCCACTAAGGTAATAGCCTGAGCGTGCATGAAGCGTTGCCAAGGCCCTTATGGAGGGCTTGGGCATGATGCTGGCCATTTGAGAGGGTGGTTGAGCTTGCTTGACGTGCTTTTGTTGACCTACTTGCAATGTTGGTTTGCTTAGGTTGTTAAACATGTCTTTTCTGCCAGGGATGTGTGCCTCCGGTGTAATATGCTAATAATGGTTGCATGTACTCCTTttttcctcaaataagtggatgtTCGACCTCAAACTTTGTTCatgaaagagtgtacttctatgtTTCTAATGCACATTAAATTAGCAaaaaattgcttctctctcaccgCACGAAAATAAAAACCCAATAATATTCAGCACATGTTATCTTTATTTTCTACATGCGCTTAGCTTATTAGACGTGAAAGAATTAAATAGGAGAGATATTGGTTTACATCTTCTCAATGCAATTATCCCTCCACTTGATAATCTCTCTTGAAAAACCCGCACATCTACTTATTTGTGGATGTAGGAAGTAGACGCTTATAACAACCTGCTTTTTGTTGTAGTGGCGTAATTAGTACACTCTAAGACTTGTATGTTAGGTAGTAAGTACTATGTAAATTGTCAATATGATATGTAGTATGTTGCTAATGGAATATGATCAGTGTTGTGCATGTGTAGTATGGTAACCTTACtatatttgaatgtggtg includes these proteins:
- the LOC124671311 gene encoding dnaJ protein ERDJ2, which encodes MAAAEENSSLFLIFILTMIALPLVPYTITRLCHAATKKAKPIHCRCSGCHRSGKYRKSIYKKISNFSTWSNLTILVLWIVVIFLVYYIKLSSREVQVFEPYSILGLEPGATESDIKKSYRRLSILYHPDKNPDPEAHTYFVESISKAYQALTDPTSRENYEKYGHPDGRQGFQMGIALPKFLLNMDGASGGIMLLGIVGLCILFPLMIAVIYLSRSSKYTGNYVMHQTLSTYYYFMKPSLAPSKVMDVFIKAAEYMEMPVRRSDDEPLQKLFVAVRSELNLDLKNIRTEQAKFWKQHPSLVKMELLIQAHLTRESFALSPALLKDYRHMLELAPRLLEELVKIALLPRSPHGFGWLRPAIGVVELSQSIIQAVPLSARKAGGGNSEGIAPFLQLPHFSEATVKKIARKKIRAFQELCDMSQVERAALLTQVAGLSEEEAQDVELVLEMVPTIEVDIRCETEGEEGIQEGDVVTMYAWVSLQRRSGLIAALPHAPCFPFHREENFWLLLADTASNEVWLSQKVSFMDEATAITAASKAIQDTQEALGASPREIGVAVREAVDRVKKGSRLVMGKFQAPAEGNHNLTSLCLCDAWIGCDSKTSFKLKVLKRSRAGTRAHVPEEGPVAEDGIEEEEEEEEEEYDDYESEYSDDEEEEKNKGKGKVANGAAHKKADSDIDSGSDVDE